A genomic segment from Andrena cerasifolii isolate SP2316 chromosome 7, iyAndCera1_principal, whole genome shotgun sequence encodes:
- the Ufd4 gene encoding ubiquitin fusion-degradation 4-like isoform X3, whose product MADVDPETLLEWLSMGQGDERDMQLIALEQLCMLLLMSDNVDRCFECCPPRTFLPALCRIFLDELAPDSVLEVTARAITYYLDVSAECTRRVVAIEGAVKAICSRLSGAGLGCRTSRDLAEQCIKVLELVCAREAGAVFEAGGLPCALCFIREHGARVHRDTLHSAMAVVTRLCGKVETQDASLPDCVEALSTLLRHEDAHVADGALRCFASLADRFSRRNTDPAPLASNGLVSELLHRLSNAAGPGTSIAATSGNPKTPPPSSTASTIPAPEAKSCASVSTIISLLSTLCRGSPSITHDLLRSELPDAIEKALKGDERCALDSMRLVDLLLVLLFEGRSALGRNTGGGSSGPLLPRSRRLDSAGEKSHRQLIDCIRSKDTDALIEAIDSGGIEVNFMDDVGQTLLNWASAFGTQEMVEFLCDRGADVNKGQRSSSLHYAACFGRPAIAKVLLRHGANPDLRDEDGKTPLDKARERVDEGHREVAAILQSPGEWMLPNQEHRKPETETETEFTEPKGDPEMAPVYLKRLLPVFCATFQSSMLPSVRKASLSLIRKMVHYIQPELLVETCGSDRTGGCGAMLVEVIANVLDNEELEIKTPSPPPPPLKPIIGPKLRCLSSRKSCSSLNYIVDKTEDEDGHLVVLQMIQDLMIKGKDEFLEHFARLGVFSKVAALVGPQETAPEPETESSQSGEEQRVEDAKELLVGRAYHWRDWCICRGRDCLYVWSDAAALELSNGSNGWFRFILDGKLATMYSSGSPEGGPDTSGKGRNTESLTTEENRGEFLEKLQRARSQVKPNSASQPVLSRPGTTRLVVGNWALSSRKESELCIHNSDGQQQATILREDLPGFIFESNRGTKHSFTAETSLGPEFAAGWAGKRGKRLRSKIEAIKQKVKVQAQDIYERYFKAAQAQPRGVVAKLGGIVSQVEKACQKQQSGNREWRNMLQIALEELKVLLNEEGRVSAYELHSSGLVQALLSLLAAPPGPQPPTLRATKLRMQRIAVFKSCFHTADVSKEHNSAKILVHKLVSVLESIEKLPVYLYDTPGSGYGLQILTRRLRFRLEKANGESSLIDRSGRSLKMEPLSTIQQLENHLLKMVAKQWHDHDRSTFTFVKKLKEGSRITFKYQYDFDESGLLYWIGTNAKTCSEWVNPGQYGLVVVTSSDGRNLPYGHLEDVLSRDPSALNCHTNDDKRAWFSIDLGVWIIPSAYTLRHARGYGMSALRNWMFQASKDGVTWTMLYAHVDDSSLNDPGNTATWTLEPPIDETQGWRHLRLQQIGTNASGHTHYLSVSGFEVYGEVTGVCEDLGRAAREAEAGVRKQRRLIKSQMLRHLVVGARVARGLDWKWRDQDGVPPNEGTVTGELHNGWIDVTWDHGGSNSYRMGAEGKYDLRLVGTGLDSDSGSKCKTATGVLTGRKSSSTPSLPDCTDTVMRGSVASTDQAASADNLAAKVQFKQAAESIAESVLSVARAEAVVAVTGEGGANSTGELSVVLHPRLDTTVTSDLATIVESLALNTDCPANSNSNRASSSSKPLFGTVRGNKPGVNLLSLEAAEALDRVREGADRLRNNTNSFLSGELLSLMPVRINVSGESEENSLRIKCVQSHHSEIADAAKECSRDKEASSSTQNTTGGCPVVVTNPMSVSVPNLACSDANNTLEPTAATGLLQTFAAMARRRTLGPTGEQHIASNSNTGSNSRGPNSVSSLVRLALSPNFPGGLLSTAQSYPSLTSSGQVAGSGVTTTTGPGLGQGLTMSLTSTSSDSEQVSLEDFLESCGGVASSSVGGGRTTGGPTLLTELEGDEDGVLEEEEDNDENDEDEDDEEYEEVGDACEDDYEEVTVSRNLLAAFMEEETPQTSKRRAWDDEFVLKRQFSALIPAFDPRPGRTNINQTTDLEVPPPGSETQSSARVGLLPMPRLSLTLKGPGLPGIPDVELSLTEPHSSIFQAVQELMQLTELGSRQEKLRRIWEPTYTIIYKESRDEESSGRATPIVTLYSRNTTQNSSVCTVEDVLQLLRHVYVLSTSRDDVKHTDYEESEDSTCWVHPDDFTSKKITNKIVQQIQDPLALAAGALPNWCEELARSCPFLLPFETRRLYFSCTAFGASRSIVWLQTQRDAVLERQRAPGLSPRRDDSHEFRVGRLKHERVSVPRGEKLLDWAEQVMKVHASRKSILEVEFVGEEGTGLGPTLEFFALVAAELQRKDLGLWLCDDEDTLDTEQSRVSGEQIRPAGYYVTRPSGLFPAPLPQESTACDRAVRYFWFLGVFLAKVLQDNRLVDLPLSRPFLKLMCHGDITNNVNEKIGLSGVAQESMSSSMSSSFISEEGEADTAYSSLEPSPWYAGLLDIEDLTLVDPVRGDFLKEIQAATAKRDRTYSDGRSSADEESSLHITHPSGMSVSIEDLALTMTYSPSSKIFGHEQVELVEGGVETSITMENAREYAEVTINYCLDQGISRQLESFKAGFSKVFPMEKLHAFSPEEVRAMLCGEQNPQWTREDLLNYTEPKLGYTRESPGFQRFVNVLLSLTGPERKAFLQFATGCSALPPGGLCNLHPRLTVVRKVDAGSGGYPSVNTCVHYLKLPEYPTEEILKERLLAATRERGFHLN is encoded by the exons ATGGCTGACGTCGATCCGGAAACTTTATTGGAATGGCTCAGCATGGGTCAGGGAGATGAAAGGGACATGCAATTAATTGCTCTAGAGCAATTATGCATGTTGTTACTCATGTCTGATAACGTTGACCGATGCTTTGAATG CTGTCCTCCACGCACATTTCTTCCGGCgttatgtagaatttttttggaTGAACTCGCACCAGATAGCGTATTAGAAGTGACCGCTCGAGCCATTACGTATTACTTGGACGTTTCCGCAGAATGTACACGCAGGGTAGTAGCTATAGAAGGCGCTGTAAAGGCTATTTGCAGTCGCCTATCCGGAGCTGGATTAGGTTGCAGAACTAGTCGGGATTTAGCGGAGCAGTGCATAAAG GTATTGGAACTTGTTTGCGCAAGGGAGGCTGGTGCTGTGTTCGAAGCTGGTGGCCTTCCGTGTGCTTTATGCTTTATTCGGGAGCACGGGGCCCGTGTTCACCGCGACACCCTGCACTCGGCAATGGCTGTAGTTACCCGTTTGTGCGGAAAGGTGGAAACTCAAGACGCATCTTTACCCGATTGCGTCGAAGCTTTGTCAACATTACTGAGACACGAGGATGCACATGTCGCTGACGGGGCGCTTCGTTGTTTCGCGTCATTGGCTGATAGGTTTTCAAGGAGAAATACAGACCCTGCTCCTTTAGCAAGCAATGGATTAGTGTCTGAGCTCTTGCACAG GCTATCAAATGCAGCGGGGCCTGGCACATCGATAGCAGCTACTTCCGGGAATCCAAAGACACCACCACCTTCTAGTACAGCATCAACGATCCCTGCTCCGGAAGCAAAATCTTGCGCTTCTGTTTCTACTATAATTAGCCTTCTGTCAACGCTTTGCAGAGGATCACCTTCAATTACCCACGACCTTCTACGCTCCGAGCTACCAGACGCAATCGAGAAAGCTTTGAAAGGAGACGAACGATGCGCTCTGGATTCTATGAGATTAGTCGATTTATTGCTGGTTTTACTATTCGAGGGCAGATCAGCGTTGGGTCGCAATACAGGCGGGGGTTCGTCCGGCCCCCTGTTGCCGCGATCAAGACGTTTGGATAGTGCCGGGGAAAAGTCTCACCGGCAGTTAATCGACTGTATTCGATCGAAAGACACAGATGCGCTGATAGAAGCTATAGATTCTGGAGGCATCGAAGTTAATTTTATGGACGATGTCGGGCAAACGTTGCTGAATTGGGCGTCCGCTTTTGGAACACAGGAGATGGTTGAATTTTTGTGCGACAGGGGAGCAGATGTGAATAAAGGTCAAAGGTCGTCTAGTCTGCATTACGCTGCCTGCTTCGGGAGACCAGCTATTGCTAAAGTATTGCTTAGGCATGGGGCGAATCCGGATTTACGAGACGAAGATGGAAAGACGCCGTTAGATAAGGCAAGGGAGCGCGTGGACGAAGGGCACAGAGAAGTGGCAGCTATATTGCAATCGCCCGGAGAATGGATGTTGCCGAACCAAGAGCACAGAAAGCCAGAAACGGAAACCGAGACGGAATTCACGGAGCCGAAAGGTGATCCCGAAATGGCTCCGGTGTATTTAAAGAGGCTCCTGCCTGTATTTTGCGCAACCTTTCAATCATCTATGTTGCCGAGTGTTAGGAAAGCCAGCTTAAGTTTAATTAGGAAGATGGTGCATTATATACAACCAGAGCTACTTGTCGAGACATGTGGTTCGGACAGAACGGGAGGTTGTGGCGCTATGCTTGTGGAAGTGATCGCTAATGTTCTGGATAACGAG GAGCTTGAGATAAAAACACCATCACCACCACCTCCGCCTCTCAAGCCGATAATTGGCCCAAAATTGCGTTGCCTCTCGTCGCGCAAGTCTTGCAGTTCCCTGAACTACATTGTTGATAAGACG GAGGACGAAGACGGACACTTAGTGGTTTTGCAAATGATACAAGATTTGATGATAAAAGGCAAAGATGAATTTCTAGAACATTTTGCTCGCTTGGGAGTGTTCTCCAAAGTCGCGGCGCTAGTTGGACCGCAAGAGACCGCCCCGGAGCCGGAGACGGAGTCGAGTCAATCGGGAGAAGAGCAAAGAGTAGAAGATGCCAAAGAGCTTCTGGTGGGAAGAGCTTATCACTGGAGAGATTGGTGTATTTGCAGAGGACGCGATTGCTTGTATGTCTGGTCGGATGCGGCTGCCTTAGAATTATCGAATGGAAGTAACGGATGGTTCAGGTTCATACTGGATGGGAAGTTAGCGACGATGTACTCCAGCGGAAGCCCAGAAGGTGGGCCAGACACGTCAG GAAAAGGGAGGAACACAGAGTCGCTTACCACCGAAG AGAACCGGGGCGAATTTCTGGAGAAATTACAAAGAGCGCGCAGCCAAGTGAAACCGAATTCCGCGAGTCAACCGGTGCTCTCGCGGCCGGGCACGACACGGCTGGTTGTAGGAAATTGGGCATTGTCTAGCAGAAAAGAAAGCGAATTGTGTATACATAATAGCGATGGCCAGCAGCAAGCTACCATTTTGAGAGAAGATTTGCCGGGATTTATTTTTGAATCGAATCGTGGTACAAAGCATTCCTTTACAGCAGAGACAAGCTTGG GTCCTGAATTTGCAGCAGGCTGGGCTGGTAAGAGAGGAAAGAGATTGAGATCCAAGATCGAAGCTATTAAACAGAAAGTTAAAGTTCAAGCACAAGACATTTACGAACGTTACTTCAAAGCTGCCCAGGCTCAGCCGCGTGGAGTGGTCGCCAAGCTGGGCGGCATTGTTAGTCAAGTGGAAAAGGCTTGTCAGAAGCAACAGTCTGGAAATCGAGAGTGGCGTAATATGCTACAAATTGCTCTTGAAGAACTTAAAGTCTTACTGAACGAAGAAGGAAGAGTCTCTGCGTATGAACTACACTCTAGTGGTTTAGTACAAGCGTTACTCTCGCTATTGGCAGCTCCACCGGGGCCACAACCGCCGACGTTGAGAGCAACGAAGCTCAGGATGCAACGGATAGCAGTGTTTAAGAGTTGCTTCCATACCGCGGACGTTAGTAAAGAGCACAACTCCGCTAAAATTCTAGTCCACAAATTGGTTTCAGTCTTGGAGTCCATTGAGAAATTACCCGTTTATTTGTACGACACACCTGGCTCGGGATATGGTTTACAAATTCTAACCAGGAGACTGCGTTTTCGGTTAGAGAAGGCAAATGGCGAGAGCTCTCTGATAGATAGATCTGGTAGGAGCCTAAAAATGGAGCCGTTGAGTACTATACAGCAATTAGAGAATCATTTACTAAAGATGGTAGCGAAGCAATGGCACGATCACGATAGATCGACGTTTACGTTTgttaagaaattgaaagaagGTAGTAGAATAACATTTAAGTATCAATATGATTTTGACGAAAGCGGTTTGTTGTATTGGATCGGTACGAATGCAAAAACATGCTCCGAATGGGTGAATCCCGGGCAGTACGGCTTGGTTGTCGTCACGTCCAGCGATGGAAGAAATCTACCGTACGGCCATCTCGAAGACGTTCTGAGCCGCGATCCGTCGGCGTTGAATTGTCATACGAACGACGACAAGCGCGCGTGGTTCTCGATCGATTTAGGAGTCTGGATTATCCCAAGCGCTTACACACTAAGACACGCGAGAGGATATGGCATGAGTGCACTGCGAAACTGGATGTTCCAAGCATCGAAGGACGGCGTTACTTGGACCATGCTGTATGCCCACGTGGACGATTCGTCGTTGAATGATCCTGGTAATACGGCCACTTGGACGTTGGAGCCGCCGATAGATGAGACGCAAGGCTGGCGTCACTTACGATTGCAACAAATTGGGACGAACGCTTCGGGCCATACGCATTACCTATCTGTATCTGGCTTTGAAGTTTACGGAGAAGTTACCGGAGTCTGCGAGGACTTGGGTCGCGCGGCTAGAGAAGCCGAGGCTGGAGTTCGGAAGCAACGAAGGCTAATCAAATCTCAAATGCTCCGTCATCTGGTTGTGGGCGCTAGGGTCGCCAGAGGTTTAGACTGGAAATGGAGGGATCAGGATGGTGTTCCACCGA ATGAAGGAACTGTAACGGGGGAACTACATAATGGCTGGATAGATGTAACATGGGATCACGGTGGTTCCAATTCTTATAGAATGGGCGCGGAGGGGAAATACGATTTAAGATTAGTCGGTACCGGCCTCGACTCGGATAGCGGGTCGAAGTGTAAAACGGCCACTGGAGTTTTAACGGGACGAAAGTCTAGTAGCACCCCTAGTTTACCAGACTGCACCGACACTGTTATGCGCGGTTCAGTGGCGTCGACGGACCAAGCAGCGAGTGCAGATAATTTGGCAGCGAAGGTACAATTTAAG CAAGCCGCCGAGTCGATAGCGGAAAGTGTGTTGTCGGTTGCTCGCGCTGAAGCGGTCGTTGCCGTAACCGGCGAAGGTGGAGCAAATTCAACGGGCGAATTGTCCGTTGTGTTACATCCAAGGCTTGACACTACCGTGACGAGTGATCTGGCGACAATTGTCGAGAGTCTTGCCCTTAACACTGACTGTCCTGCCAACAGTAACAGCAATCGTGCGTCTAGTAGTTCGAAACCTCTGTTTGGTACGGTGCGAGGAAATAAG CCAGGTGTAAATTTATTGAGTTTGGAAGCCGCCGAAGCGTTGGACCGTGTTAGAGAAGGAGCCGATAGACTGCGCAATAACACTAACAGCTTCCTGAGCGGAGAGTTACTTAGTTTAATGCCCGTTAGAATCAACGTATCAGGGGAATCCGAGGAAAATTCATTGAGGATCAAATGCGTTCAAAGTCACCACTCCGAGATTGCTGATG CTGCCAAAGAATGCAGTCGAGACAAAGAAGCTAGCTCATCCACGCAGAATACAACGGGTGGCTGTCCTGTTGTCGTTACCAATCCCATGTCTGTGTCTGTCCCGAACCTTGCTTGTTCCGATGCTAACAATACTTTGGAACCAACAGCTGCTACCGGTTTATTGCAAACGTTTGCCGCCATGGCTCGAAGACGAACACTGG GACCTACAGGTGAGCAACACATTGCTTCGAATTCCAATACTGGTTCAAATTCGCGCGGACCTAATTCTGTGTCGAGTCTAGTTCGACTCGCCCTAAGTCCTAATTTTCCTGGTGGCTTACTGAGTACTGCTCAAAGCTATCCAAGTTTGACCAGCAGTGGTCAAGTAGCTGGTAGCGGTGTTACAACGACGACTGGACCTGGCTTAGGACAAGGGCTTACAATGTCCCTGACTAGTACAAGTAGCGATAGCGAACAG GTCAGTCTGGAAGACTTTTTGGAGTCTTGCGGAGGTGTCGCAAGCTCTAGTGTTGGCGGAGGTAGAACAACAGGCGGGCCGACCCTTTTGACCGAATTAGAAGGTGATGAGGATGGTGttctcgaagaagaagaagacaacGATGAAAATGACGAAGAT GAGGATGACGAAGAATACGAAGAAGTTGGCGATGCCTGTGAGGATGATTACGAAGAGGTGACGGTAAGTCGCAATCTACTGGCGGCGTTTATGGAGGAAGAAACCCCTCAGACCAGTAAGAGGCGTGCCTGGGACGATGAGTTCGTTTTAAAACGACAATTCTCAGCCTTGATTCCTGCCTTTGACCCGCGACCCGGCCGAACAAATATCAACCAG ACAACGGACTTGGAAGTTCCACCACCGGGCAGTGAAACTCAGTCGAGTGCTCGCGTAGGATTACTGCCAATGCCTAGGCTTTCGTTAACACTGAAAGGCCCCGGACTTCCAGGAATACCCGACGTCGAACTATCTCTCACGGAACCACATTCTAGTATTTTCCAAGCAGTACAAGAATTAATGCAGCTAACAGAATTAGGCAGCCGACAAGAGAAGCTGAGGAGAATATGGGAACCAACTTACAC TATAATATACAAAGAATCCAGGGAtgaggaatcgtctgggagagCGACGCCTATCGTGACATTGTATTCTCGCAATACTACCCAGAACTCTTCAGTGTGCACTGTGGAAGACGTTTTACAACTTCTCAGGCACGTTTACGTTTTAAGTACCTCCCGCGACGACGTAAAACACACCGATTACGAAGAGTCCGAGGACTCCACGTGCTGGGTCCATCCGGACGATTTTACTTCGAAGAAGATTACGAACAAGATAGTACAACAAATTCAAGATCCTTTGGCGTTGGCTGCTGGGGCGTTGCCGAACTGGTGCGAAGAGTTGGCAAGGAGTTGTCCATTTTTGTTACCATTCGAGACCAGACGATTGTACTTCAGCTGCACCGCCTTCGGAGCGTCGCGATCCATCGTTTGGCTTCAGACGCAAAGAGATGCTGTCCTCGAGAGGCAGAGAGCACCGGGATTAAGTCCACGGCGGGACGACAGTCACGAATTCCGCGTGGGTCGACTGAAACATGAAAGAGTCAGCGTACCTAGGGGAGAGAAATTATTAGACTGGGCAGAACAAGTAATGAAA GTGCACGCAAGTCGCAAGAGTATATTGGAAGTTGAATTTGTCGGCGAGGAAGGAACTGGTCTTGGGCCAACGCTAGAATTCTTCGCGTTAGTCGCTGCGGAATTGCAGCGCAAAGACCTAGGCCTATGGTTGTGCGACGACGAAGACACACTTGACACAGAACAATCACGGGTCTCTGGAGAACAGATCCGACCTGCTGGGTATTATGTTACCAGACCGAGTGGATTGTTCCCCGCTCCGTTACCGCAAGAGTCCACGGCCTGCGATCGCGCTGTTCGATACTTTTGGTTCTTAGGTGTATTCCTAGCGAAAGTTCTGCAGGATAATAGATTAGTTGACTTACCGTTGTCCCGTCCTTTCTTAAAATTAATGTGTCACGGCGACATCACAAACAATGTGAACGAAAAGATTGGTCTCTCTGGTGTCGCGCAAGAAAGTATGTCGTCCAGCATGTCTAGTAGCTTCATATCGGAAGAGGGCGAAGCGGACACTGCGTACTCCTCGCTGGAACCCTCTCCGTGGTACGCCGGCTTACTGGATATCGAAGACCTTACGCTGGTGGATCCAGTCAGGGGCGATTTTCTGAAGGAAATACAGGCCGCGACTGCTAAACGTGATAGAACGTATTCCGATGGTCGCAGTTCTGCCGACGAGGAATCATCGCTGCACATTACTCATCCATCCGGAATGTCAGTGTCTATCGAAGATCTGGCTCTGACGATGACGTACTCCCCAAGCTCGAAGATCTTCGGACACGAACAAGTGGAACTGGTAGAGGGTGGCGTAGAAACCTCGATCACTATGGAGAATGCACGAGAATACGCTGAGGTGACAATTAATTATTGTCTCGATCAAGGAATCTCTAGGCAGCTCGAATCGTTTAAAGCCGGTTTCTCGAAAGTCTTCCCGATGGAGAAGCTCCACGCTTTCAGCCCGGAAGAGGTCAGGGCCATGCTTTGTGGAGAACAAAACCCACAATGGACCAGAGAAGATTTGCTCAATTACACAGAGCCGAAGCTGGGTTATACTAGAGAAAG TCCTGGGTTCCAGAGATTTGTCAATGTTCTGCTTTCGTTGACCGGTCCAGAGAGGAAGGCTTTCCTACAATTCGCTACAGGATGCTCGGCTTTACCTCCTGGAGGATTATGTAATTTACATCCTAGATTGACTGTTGTGCGAAAGGTAGACGCTGGTTCAGGTGGTTACCCCTCAGTTAACACCTGtgttcattatttaaaattacCAGAGTACCCTACCGAAGAAATACTTAAAGAGAGACTCTTGGCCGCGACAAGAGAAAGAGGATTTCACTTAAATTAA